One genomic segment of Streptomyces sp. TLI_146 includes these proteins:
- a CDS encoding response regulator transcription factor, giving the protein MIRVLLADDQLLVRAGFRALLDAQPDIEVTGEAGDGEEAVRLVRELRPDVVLMDIRMPRLDGLAATRRITGDGELDGVKVVMLTTFELDEYVFEAIRAGASGFLVKDTEPDELLRAVRAVVDGDALLSPGVTRRLIAEFAARSKEPATAESLGELTEREREVMALVGIGLSNEEIARRLVVSPLTAKTHVSRTMVKLGARDRAQLVVLAYESGLVRPGWLG; this is encoded by the coding sequence GTGATCCGCGTACTGCTCGCCGACGACCAGTTGCTCGTCAGGGCCGGTTTCCGGGCGCTGCTCGACGCCCAGCCGGACATCGAGGTCACGGGCGAGGCAGGCGACGGCGAGGAGGCGGTGCGCCTGGTGCGCGAACTGCGGCCGGACGTCGTCCTGATGGACATCCGCATGCCGCGCCTCGACGGGCTCGCCGCCACCCGCCGGATCACCGGCGACGGGGAGCTGGACGGGGTGAAGGTGGTGATGCTGACCACCTTCGAGCTGGACGAGTACGTCTTCGAGGCGATCCGCGCCGGGGCCTCCGGGTTCCTGGTCAAGGACACCGAGCCGGACGAACTGCTGCGGGCGGTACGGGCCGTGGTGGACGGGGACGCGCTGCTCTCGCCGGGGGTGACCCGGCGGCTGATCGCCGAGTTCGCCGCCCGCTCCAAGGAGCCGGCCACGGCCGAGAGCCTGGGCGAACTGACCGAGCGGGAGCGGGAGGTGATGGCCCTGGTCGGGATCGGGCTCTCCAACGAGGAGATCGCGCGCCGTCTGGTCGTCAGCCCGCTCACCGCGAAGACCCACGTCAGCCGCACCATGGTCAAGCTCGGCGCCCGCGACCGGGCCCAACTGGTGGTGCTGGCCTATGAGTCGGGCCTGGTGCGGCCCGGCTGGCTCGGCTGA
- a CDS encoding sensor histidine kinase, producing the protein MDERHSARPARCDDPPWARKGSPPFPPWARMWVQGGDGVDPRGRSRLPWASTLVLTAVVLGGSTFAGHDQTERASLDVFARLLLVASCAVLLLRRRHPVLAVFGSAGAAMVYLGAGYPYGPIFLAVAVGCFAAIVAGHRRAAWSAVGMLWLGHVLVAHWLYRWLPPSGDRPAPWGQELAVAAWVLAIVAIAELTRVRREQWARAGAERAAADRRRADEERLRIARELHDVLAHSISVINVQAGVGLALLDSDPEQARTALTTIKSASKEALGEVRQVLDTLRAPGDAPRSPAPGLDRLPELVEQAAAAGLTVRTATTGSPRALPPGADLAAFRIVQEALTNVVRHSGSRTARVVLDYAPDVLELRVDDDGPAGPGDAGGSGNGLIGMRERAAALGGTIDAGPRPDGGFRVVARLPLTRTAPAAPRETL; encoded by the coding sequence ATGGATGAGCGGCACTCGGCGCGCCCGGCGCGCTGCGACGATCCCCCCTGGGCGCGCAAGGGCTCGCCGCCGTTCCCGCCCTGGGCGCGGATGTGGGTCCAGGGCGGCGACGGTGTGGACCCCCGGGGGCGCTCGCGGCTGCCGTGGGCGTCCACGCTCGTACTGACCGCGGTCGTGCTGGGCGGCTCCACGTTCGCCGGGCACGACCAGACCGAGCGGGCCTCCCTCGACGTCTTCGCCCGGCTGCTGCTCGTCGCGAGCTGCGCGGTGCTGCTCCTGCGCCGTCGCCACCCCGTGCTCGCCGTGTTCGGCTCGGCGGGCGCCGCCATGGTCTACCTCGGCGCCGGATACCCGTACGGGCCGATCTTCCTCGCGGTGGCCGTCGGCTGCTTCGCCGCGATCGTCGCCGGACACCGCCGGGCCGCTTGGTCGGCGGTCGGGATGCTCTGGCTCGGCCATGTGCTCGTCGCCCACTGGCTCTACCGCTGGCTGCCCCCGAGCGGCGACCGGCCCGCGCCCTGGGGGCAGGAACTGGCCGTCGCCGCCTGGGTGCTGGCCATCGTGGCGATCGCCGAGCTCACCCGCGTACGCCGGGAGCAGTGGGCCAGGGCCGGGGCCGAGCGGGCAGCCGCCGACCGGCGGCGCGCCGACGAGGAGCGGCTGCGGATCGCGCGCGAGCTGCACGACGTGCTGGCGCACAGCATCTCGGTCATCAACGTCCAGGCGGGCGTGGGGCTGGCGCTGCTCGACTCCGACCCGGAGCAGGCGCGTACCGCGCTGACCACCATCAAGTCCGCCAGCAAGGAGGCGCTCGGCGAGGTGCGCCAGGTACTCGACACCCTGCGCGCCCCGGGCGACGCGCCCCGCTCGCCCGCCCCCGGCCTCGACCGGCTGCCCGAGCTCGTCGAACAGGCCGCGGCGGCGGGGCTCACCGTCCGGACGGCGACGACCGGCTCGCCCAGGGCGCTCCCGCCAGGGGCCGATCTCGCCGCTTTCCGTATCGTCCAGGAGGCGCTCACCAACGTGGTGCGCCACTCCGGCTCCCGTACCGCGCGCGTGGTGCTCGACTACGCGCCGGACGTGCTCGAACTGCGCGTGGACGACGACGGACCGGCCGGTCCCGGGGACGCGGGCGGCAGCGGGAACGGCCTGATCGGGATGCGGGAGCGGGCCGCCGCGCTCGGTGGCACCATCGACGCGGGCCCACGCCCGGACGGCGGTTTCCGCGTGGTCGCCCGGCTCCCGCTGACCCGTACCGCACCCGCCGCACCGAGGGAGACCCTGTGA
- a CDS encoding MFS transporter translates to MTSPLNVPSSQERWSPRLWGTLLVLCAAMFLDALDVSMVGVALPSIASDLDLTTSTLQWIVSGYILGYGGLLLLGGRAADLMGRRQVFLIALGVFALASLLGGLVDSGPLLIASRFIKGLSAAFTAPAGLSIITTTFKEGPQRNRALSIYTTCAATGFSMGLVLSGLLTELSWRWTMLLPAPVALLALVAGLKLIPHSDRPEGKRHYDAPGAITGTGSMLLLVYTVVQAPEVGWASARTLLSFLAVAVLLTLFVRIEQRTASPLIRLGVLRSGVQVRTQLGAAAFFGSYVGFQFMVTQYMQSVLEWTALQTALAFLPAGVLVALSSAMIGPVVDRFGTPRILAIGFASLVLAYALFLRISLTPQYAAVILPSMLLLGAACALVFPSLNIQATTGVDDSEQGMVSGLLNTSIQVGGAIFLAVVTAVITAGDRGDSPQDLLDSFRPGLIVVTGIALAGLLITLTGLRTKTDRQTLVVAGATQEAAAPEPAKVAVRD, encoded by the coding sequence ATGACCTCTCCGCTCAACGTCCCGTCCAGCCAAGAGCGTTGGAGCCCTCGCCTGTGGGGCACCCTGCTGGTGCTCTGCGCCGCGATGTTCCTCGACGCCCTTGACGTCTCCATGGTCGGCGTCGCCCTGCCCTCGATCGCGAGCGATCTGGACCTCACCACCTCGACGCTCCAGTGGATCGTCAGCGGGTACATCCTGGGCTACGGCGGCCTGCTGCTCCTCGGCGGCCGCGCGGCCGACCTGATGGGCCGCCGCCAGGTGTTCCTCATCGCGCTCGGCGTCTTCGCGCTGGCCTCGCTGCTCGGCGGACTCGTCGACTCCGGACCGCTGCTGATCGCCAGCCGCTTCATCAAGGGCCTGAGCGCCGCGTTCACCGCGCCCGCCGGCCTCTCGATCATCACCACGACCTTCAAGGAGGGCCCGCAGCGCAACCGCGCGCTCTCCATCTACACCACCTGCGCCGCCACCGGCTTCTCCATGGGCCTGGTCCTGTCCGGGCTGCTCACCGAGCTCAGCTGGCGCTGGACCATGCTGCTCCCGGCGCCGGTCGCCCTGCTCGCCCTGGTCGCGGGCCTCAAGCTCATCCCGCACAGCGACCGCCCGGAGGGCAAGCGCCACTACGACGCGCCCGGCGCCATCACCGGCACCGGCTCGATGCTGCTCCTCGTCTACACCGTCGTCCAGGCGCCCGAGGTCGGCTGGGCCTCCGCCCGTACGCTGCTGTCCTTCCTCGCCGTCGCCGTCCTGCTCACCCTGTTCGTACGGATCGAGCAGCGCACCGCGAGCCCGCTCATCCGGCTCGGCGTGCTGCGCTCCGGCGTCCAGGTCCGCACCCAGCTGGGCGCCGCCGCCTTCTTCGGCTCGTACGTCGGCTTCCAGTTCATGGTCACGCAGTACATGCAGTCGGTGCTGGAATGGACCGCGCTCCAGACCGCCCTCGCGTTCCTGCCCGCCGGTGTGCTCGTCGCCCTCTCCTCGGCGATGATCGGGCCGGTCGTCGACCGCTTCGGCACCCCGCGCATCCTCGCCATCGGCTTCGCGTCCCTGGTCCTCGCGTACGCCCTGTTCCTGCGCATCAGCCTCACCCCGCAGTACGCCGCGGTCATCCTGCCGTCGATGCTGCTGCTCGGCGCGGCCTGCGCGCTGGTCTTCCCCTCGCTGAACATCCAGGCCACCACCGGCGTGGACGACAGCGAGCAGGGCATGGTCTCGGGTCTGCTCAACACCTCGATCCAGGTGGGCGGCGCGATCTTCCTGGCCGTGGTGACGGCCGTGATCACCGCGGGCGACCGGGGCGACTCCCCGCAGGACCTGCTCGACAGTTTCCGGCCGGGTCTGATCGTGGTGACGGGCATCGCGCTCGCCGGTCTCCTCATCACCCTGACCGGACTGCGCACCAAGACCGACCGGCAGACGCTGGTCGTCGCGGGGGCCACCCAGGAGGCCGCCGCACCGGAGCCCGCGAAGGTCGCCGTCCGCGACTGA
- a CDS encoding DUF6332 family protein, protein MNNQSQGERDAVTVEIMYAVVTASLAALLAFGAVAGPVFLFEVRHPARGLLLLAGAAAAVLAFVGRTVHVLWRFSYADGAGRRQPSQPGRTRPDS, encoded by the coding sequence ATGAACAACCAGAGCCAGGGCGAACGCGACGCCGTCACCGTCGAGATCATGTACGCCGTCGTGACCGCCTCGCTGGCCGCCCTGCTCGCCTTCGGCGCGGTCGCCGGGCCCGTCTTCCTCTTCGAAGTGCGCCATCCCGCCCGGGGCCTGCTGCTCCTGGCCGGGGCGGCCGCCGCCGTGCTCGCGTTCGTCGGCCGGACCGTGCACGTCCTGTGGCGCTTCTCGTACGCGGACGGCGCAGGCCGGCGTCAGCCGAGCCAGCCGGGCCGCACCAGGCCCGACTCATAG